In the genome of Leptospira fletcheri, one region contains:
- a CDS encoding EAL domain-containing response regulator, translating to MEANRSGEKQLNPTESMPVILCVDDELILLRGLKEQLKLAFGQEYRVEAADSAELALSIIEEYNRAGVPIPVVISDQVMPGIRGDEFLIRTQKTNPDTRKIMLTGQASADSVGNALNNAKLYRYLSKPWDSRDLILTVQEAIRSFEADRSLFELNRKLEDALLYNRDSGLPNLEYLRRVLEERELRGEDSVLALVRIESTSLTTKHFGVSLYKDLLRKFLDSMNSMLGKIADIFHVYEDEVAILSKVSEERFLPHLIAFKILLRSDYLTTEGISFRINTTIATANGCKDLYYKARLALVRASQDKSEDFAGGILEYSEKMDEQDLYQININLGKRLNNAIHSGNIVPYFQGIVDNSTGKVEKFECLARIVEDGKVYAPASFIYLAKSTGMLRMITPILFEKVLKTFSRSEYGFSVNLSETELESGSFPKWVASRLAHHKIEPARVTFEILETMSLRENPDHFKVISGLKEIGCSIAIDDFGVEHSNFSRLLEIQPDFIKIDGKFIQSLGKNRTAFILTSAITELAHRIGAKVVAEFVGTREEFEAVRSLGIEFSQGYYIMEPRSEIPSSTIKIID from the coding sequence ATGGAAGCAAACAGGAGCGGCGAAAAACAACTTAACCCCACCGAAAGCATGCCGGTGATTCTGTGCGTGGACGACGAATTGATTCTGCTCCGCGGATTAAAGGAACAGCTCAAATTGGCCTTCGGTCAAGAGTATAGAGTGGAAGCCGCCGACAGTGCAGAGCTGGCTCTAAGCATTATCGAGGAATACAACCGAGCCGGAGTTCCTATACCCGTGGTCATCAGTGACCAGGTGATGCCTGGAATCCGCGGGGACGAGTTTCTGATCCGGACTCAAAAAACGAACCCGGATACTCGGAAAATCATGCTAACCGGCCAAGCCAGCGCAGACTCAGTAGGGAATGCGTTGAACAACGCGAAATTGTACCGTTATCTATCCAAACCCTGGGATTCCAGGGATTTGATTCTTACCGTCCAGGAGGCGATCCGTTCCTTCGAAGCGGATCGTTCCTTGTTCGAGTTGAACCGGAAGTTGGAAGACGCTCTGCTCTATAACCGTGACTCCGGACTTCCGAATTTGGAATACCTGCGCAGGGTGTTGGAAGAAAGGGAACTTCGCGGGGAAGATTCCGTTCTCGCCTTGGTCCGGATCGAATCCACTTCTCTTACTACGAAACATTTCGGAGTGTCTCTCTATAAGGACCTCTTGCGGAAATTTTTAGATTCCATGAATTCGATGTTGGGAAAGATCGCGGATATTTTTCACGTATACGAGGACGAGGTGGCCATCCTCTCCAAAGTTTCCGAGGAAAGATTTTTACCTCATCTCATCGCCTTTAAAATATTGCTTCGCTCCGACTACCTAACCACGGAGGGAATTTCCTTTCGGATCAATACCACGATCGCCACTGCAAACGGTTGTAAGGATTTATATTATAAGGCCCGGTTGGCCTTGGTCCGGGCGAGCCAGGACAAAAGCGAAGATTTTGCCGGAGGCATTTTAGAATATTCGGAGAAAATGGACGAACAGGACCTTTACCAGATCAATATTAATCTGGGAAAAAGACTCAATAACGCGATCCATTCCGGAAATATCGTTCCGTACTTCCAGGGAATCGTGGACAATTCTACGGGGAAGGTGGAGAAATTCGAATGCCTAGCTCGGATCGTCGAAGACGGAAAGGTGTATGCGCCGGCTTCCTTTATCTACCTGGCCAAATCCACGGGCATGTTGAGAATGATTACGCCCATCTTATTCGAAAAAGTGTTAAAAACCTTCAGTAGATCCGAGTATGGTTTTTCGGTCAATCTCTCGGAAACGGAGCTGGAAAGCGGCAGTTTTCCGAAATGGGTGGCGAGTCGTCTTGCTCACCATAAAATCGAGCCTGCCCGGGTGACCTTCGAGATTCTGGAGACCATGAGTCTCCGGGAAAATCCGGACCATTTTAAGGTCATTTCCGGTTTAAAGGAAATCGGCTGTTCCATCGCGATCGATGATTTCGGGGTGGAACATTCCAATTTTTCGAGGTTGTTGGAAATTCAGCCCGATTTCATAAAAATCGACGGAAAATTCATACAATCCCTGGGCAAGAACCGTACCGCCTTTATACTGACCTCCGCGATTACGGAATTGGCTCACCGGATCGGAGCAAAAGTCGTCGCCGAATTTGTCGGCACCCGCGAAGAATTCGAGGCAGTACGTTCCCTCGGGATCGAATTCTCGCAAGGATACTATATTATGGAGCCGAGGTCGGAGATTCCTTCTTCTACAATAAAAATTATTGACTAA
- a CDS encoding enoyl-CoA hydratase/isomerase family protein — MSEMLINVSKDAGIAILEINRPSALNALNEELLVRIKEEYVKLEQDGTIRVAIVTGQGKAFVAGADIAKMRELDAAPAESFSGIGQDAFDTIQNSGIVSIAAINGFALGGGLELALACDIRIGSEKAKLGLPEVSLGLIPGFGGTQRLARLIGYGRAIELVLSGDMISAEDAYRIGLLNRLVKEGEDLLESSKQLAKSILKKGSIAVRTAKRIVLEGLEVPLSKGLELERKAFGSLFAGKESKEGMGAFLEKRPPNF, encoded by the coding sequence ATGAGTGAAATGCTGATCAACGTAAGCAAGGACGCTGGAATTGCGATCCTGGAAATCAATCGCCCCTCCGCGTTAAACGCTTTGAATGAGGAATTATTGGTTCGAATCAAGGAAGAATACGTAAAATTGGAACAGGACGGCACGATCCGAGTCGCGATTGTTACCGGGCAGGGAAAGGCTTTCGTCGCGGGAGCGGATATCGCAAAGATGCGCGAATTAGACGCAGCACCTGCGGAATCGTTTTCTGGAATAGGACAGGATGCTTTCGACACGATTCAGAACAGCGGCATCGTATCCATCGCCGCGATCAACGGGTTCGCTCTCGGAGGCGGATTGGAATTGGCGTTGGCCTGCGACATTCGCATCGGATCGGAAAAAGCGAAGTTAGGATTGCCGGAAGTTTCCTTGGGATTGATTCCGGGATTCGGCGGAACGCAGAGACTGGCCCGGTTGATCGGTTACGGAAGAGCCATCGAACTCGTGTTAAGCGGAGATATGATTTCCGCGGAAGATGCCTACAGAATCGGATTGTTGAATCGGTTGGTAAAGGAAGGAGAAGATCTTTTGGAGAGCTCCAAACAACTGGCAAAATCCATCCTGAAAAAGGGTTCGATCGCAGTCAGGACGGCAAAGCGTATCGTTCTGGAAGGTTTAGAAGTTCCCTTGTCCAAGGGACTGGAACTGGAAAGGAAAGCGTTCGGTTCTTTGTTTGCGGGAAAAGAATCCAAAGAGGGAATGGGCGCCTTTTTGGAAAAACGTCCTCCGAATTTTTAA
- a CDS encoding PP2C family protein-serine/threonine phosphatase, producing the protein MNLLNSKAAGILNPWSFVEREFDYKEIGAWRDLIRIDQSFIRIAFLMHFLIYLLLLVPDVRQSPLGTYFGIILSLNILSFVLSFQRRYLSIIIHGTNFSIIFLVMLILNESFYGFDDLHSLQLYNNYFLLVGFLVLFQMFRLRAEGCLVTGAYATALHLGFVYVKVKGLNLTLVPPVLLVPDAVYLIVSIIGTAIVIIVRRLVRISSELDSDYRFLQHELQIARKVQETLFPEEISIKGFKYEVYRSTPNEIGGDFYDFVQLREGNIGVFLTDIAGHGIASALVASFIKIMVATMPYRLKLHPVRLLEYLDDTLLRQFKSHHASGIYIFFDFLSREVHFANGGHPYVIHSENGSEFREIETTGSILGFGIKRPIAELITLPILPGEKLFLYTDGLIENRNREGKQLGTEGLLEILNKNRKAENLKAFKKAVQADLFRFFGDVEFEDDTLFLIIEME; encoded by the coding sequence ATGAATCTATTGAATAGTAAAGCGGCTGGAATACTGAACCCCTGGAGTTTCGTGGAAAGGGAGTTCGACTACAAGGAGATCGGCGCTTGGCGCGATCTGATACGGATCGATCAATCTTTCATCCGGATCGCGTTCTTAATGCACTTTCTGATTTATCTACTTCTGTTGGTCCCGGACGTCCGTCAATCCCCTTTGGGAACGTATTTCGGGATCATACTGAGTTTGAATATTCTCAGCTTCGTTCTTTCATTCCAAAGACGTTATCTTTCGATCATCATTCACGGTACGAACTTTTCCATCATATTCCTGGTGATGCTGATCTTAAACGAATCCTTTTACGGATTCGATGATTTGCATAGTCTTCAACTTTATAACAATTATTTTCTGTTGGTCGGATTTTTAGTACTGTTTCAGATGTTCCGGTTGCGGGCGGAAGGTTGTCTGGTCACTGGAGCATATGCCACCGCGTTGCATCTCGGTTTCGTTTACGTAAAAGTCAAAGGACTGAATTTGACTCTTGTCCCCCCCGTGCTTCTCGTGCCGGATGCGGTTTACCTTATCGTGAGTATTATCGGGACCGCGATCGTCATTATCGTGCGAAGGTTGGTTCGGATCTCCTCCGAGCTGGATTCCGATTATCGTTTTTTGCAACACGAACTGCAGATAGCCCGGAAAGTGCAGGAAACCCTTTTTCCGGAAGAGATCAGCATTAAAGGATTCAAATACGAAGTTTATCGATCCACGCCGAACGAAATCGGCGGGGATTTTTACGACTTCGTTCAATTGAGGGAAGGAAACATCGGGGTTTTTTTGACCGACATCGCCGGACATGGGATCGCCTCGGCCTTAGTCGCTTCGTTTATCAAAATCATGGTCGCTACCATGCCTTATCGGTTAAAGTTACATCCGGTAAGGTTGTTGGAATATTTGGACGATACTCTTTTAAGACAATTCAAATCCCACCATGCTTCCGGGATTTATATTTTCTTCGATTTTCTGTCCAGGGAAGTCCACTTTGCCAACGGCGGCCATCCTTACGTCATTCATTCCGAAAACGGAAGCGAATTCCGTGAGATAGAGACGACCGGAAGCATTTTAGGTTTCGGAATCAAAAGACCTATCGCGGAACTGATTACTCTTCCGATTCTGCCCGGAGAAAAACTTTTCCTATATACCGACGGATTGATCGAGAATCGAAATCGGGAAGGAAAACAGCTTGGTACGGAAGGGCTATTGGAAATATTGAATAAGAATCGAAAGGCCGAGAATCTGAAGGCCTTCAAGAAAGCGGTACAAGCCGATCTCTTCCGATTTTTCGGCGACGTAGAGTTCGAAGACGATACCCTTTTCTTGATCATAGAAATGGAATAG
- a CDS encoding PAS domain S-box protein, whose translation MKSESQSRSAKGDRSAKKDDAPKYLDVVFKELLDCVDQPIGIISAETGEFVSYNAAMVSLFGYPSESLRQMNVFVLSRSVGKRSEAELKSKLERAAKGEDLKFQLTLLNARSNSIRCRVRLASLSGSTGLLRIWIEDLRKQEAVRTLLKGDTDGQDFLIQNLSEDLWDWNIEENPILPGERLEGILKYSDLGYKISFDFWKNKIHPKDARTTMTLLKQTLKGKRDLFDAEYRMLSADGSYKWILTRGQVLEKKQDGQASRMLGFHIDISAQKNAEETDRQRRNLEALTTSISTELINLPGKEIGEAIRNNIEKIGRFFGMDRSYLVIYDVDTLIRELVHEYIAPKAKNRAPSWEKISKINPDSYITGQILNNKIVMLDEREVPKESASQARVILDNTGIKFFVGIPLSLAGRVIGAIGLSSESYREKIKHRFEEFEIFHLRTIGEVISNAIERRRKEEELRAERDLLAGIMNTSVAAITVLDPDGSILYANPSAEKVLGLSLEDLRQRKYDSKEWKPTSLDGGPWKPEDQPFTRVMTSKEAVFDVRHAIEDSNGLKKYLSINGSPIKNEEGRITSLVFLVTDITDSLLAERALKESEENLRLALNAAKMGTWSWNLQDDSMHWSKNTFDLFGISFEEFQGTGSGFFALVHPEDSSLMEDAVDKSLRGETKDFHLEYRIFHKDGTVHWIEGKGMVYRDVEGNPIRMAGTVTDITDRKSSEEELKASRSRFQAFYRFANEGILFVNPRTERILDTNPAFLNIFGFSPEDIQGLPASSLFTPESWTTVHARLRSFESADNLELRTVRIDGTVFPSIGNIHFYTERESFIAAISLLDTSAIHEVEILRTVNNEISVRNKLIEMQKNELQETLNDLKRTQDQLIQSEKMAALGQLIAGIAHEINNPIGAVKASNQNLQECLKRFQSLLPLVQAIFGGMSAEEVDSFRTFLNLVRQIREQLAGIEERRVKRDLVEELTNLGFSNPYIIADSLTDMGFRTVPKEAVLFLRHSHSATLLEYSTIESFFFTNTNTIQIAVDRVSKILYALKNFSHFDTESSKRLASLQENLETVLTIYQNQLKKGILVSKEYADVPKILCYPDDLLHVWTNLIYNSLQAMAFRGKISIRMFLQDSEVAVEINDDGPGIPEGIQDRIFQPFFTTKPPGEGSGLGLDIVNKIVEKHDGRIEVESRPGSTTFRVFLPYLIEEESGIISERK comes from the coding sequence GTGAAATCCGAATCCCAAAGTCGAAGCGCCAAAGGAGATCGATCCGCTAAAAAGGACGATGCTCCGAAATATCTGGACGTGGTCTTTAAGGAACTTCTGGACTGCGTCGATCAACCGATCGGAATCATAAGCGCCGAAACCGGAGAGTTCGTTTCCTATAATGCGGCTATGGTTTCCCTTTTCGGTTATCCATCCGAATCGCTCCGACAAATGAACGTTTTTGTACTTTCCCGGTCGGTCGGAAAGCGATCCGAAGCGGAATTGAAATCCAAGCTGGAACGGGCCGCAAAAGGCGAAGACCTGAAGTTTCAGCTCACATTGCTTAATGCAAGATCCAATTCCATCCGGTGCAGGGTCCGGCTCGCTTCGTTGTCCGGATCGACAGGGTTGCTCAGGATTTGGATCGAGGATTTAAGAAAACAGGAAGCTGTTCGAACTCTTCTAAAAGGGGATACCGATGGCCAGGACTTTCTAATACAGAATCTTTCCGAAGATTTATGGGATTGGAATATAGAGGAGAATCCGATCCTTCCGGGAGAAAGATTGGAAGGGATACTGAAGTATTCCGACTTAGGATACAAAATCAGTTTCGATTTCTGGAAGAATAAGATCCACCCGAAAGACGCTCGTACTACGATGACCCTCCTCAAACAAACCCTGAAAGGAAAGCGGGATCTGTTTGACGCTGAATATAGAATGTTAAGCGCAGACGGATCTTATAAATGGATCTTGACCAGAGGTCAGGTCTTGGAAAAGAAACAGGACGGCCAAGCATCTAGGATGCTAGGTTTTCATATAGATATCTCCGCCCAGAAAAACGCGGAGGAAACGGATAGGCAAAGAAGGAATTTGGAGGCCCTAACCACTTCGATTTCCACCGAACTCATCAATCTTCCCGGAAAGGAAATCGGAGAAGCGATCCGGAACAATATAGAGAAGATCGGTCGTTTTTTCGGGATGGATCGGAGCTATCTGGTGATATACGATGTGGATACTCTGATCAGGGAACTGGTCCACGAATACATCGCTCCTAAGGCTAAGAACAGGGCCCCATCCTGGGAAAAAATCTCCAAGATCAATCCGGATAGCTATATAACCGGACAGATTCTAAACAATAAGATCGTAATGCTGGATGAAAGGGAGGTCCCGAAGGAATCGGCTTCGCAAGCAAGAGTCATCCTAGATAATACCGGTATAAAATTCTTCGTCGGGATCCCCTTATCTCTCGCCGGGCGAGTCATAGGTGCGATCGGTCTGAGCTCCGAAAGCTACCGGGAAAAAATCAAACATAGATTCGAGGAATTCGAGATTTTCCATCTTCGGACGATAGGAGAAGTGATTTCCAATGCGATAGAACGCAGAAGGAAGGAAGAAGAACTCCGCGCCGAACGGGACCTTTTGGCGGGTATCATGAATACTTCCGTCGCGGCGATCACCGTTTTGGATCCGGACGGAAGTATTTTGTACGCGAATCCTTCCGCCGAAAAAGTGCTGGGCTTAAGTCTAGAAGATCTGAGGCAGAGAAAATACGACTCGAAGGAATGGAAGCCCACCTCTTTGGACGGAGGCCCTTGGAAACCAGAAGACCAACCCTTCACCCGAGTCATGACTTCTAAGGAAGCCGTGTTCGACGTGCGCCACGCGATCGAAGATTCAAATGGTCTTAAAAAGTATCTGTCCATCAACGGTTCTCCGATCAAAAACGAGGAAGGTAGAATCACGAGCCTCGTATTCTTGGTCACGGACATTACGGATTCCTTATTGGCGGAGCGGGCCTTGAAGGAAAGCGAAGAGAATCTTCGCTTAGCTTTGAACGCGGCAAAGATGGGCACCTGGAGTTGGAATCTACAGGACGATTCCATGCATTGGTCCAAGAACACTTTCGATCTATTCGGAATCTCGTTCGAAGAGTTCCAAGGTACGGGTTCCGGATTTTTCGCGCTGGTCCATCCGGAAGATTCTTCCCTCATGGAAGATGCGGTGGACAAATCCTTAAGGGGTGAAACGAAAGATTTTCATCTGGAGTATCGGATCTTTCACAAGGACGGAACCGTTCACTGGATAGAAGGAAAAGGAATGGTGTACAGGGACGTAGAAGGAAATCCGATTCGAATGGCGGGAACCGTAACGGACATCACCGACAGAAAAAGCTCGGAGGAGGAGCTGAAAGCGAGTCGATCTAGGTTCCAGGCATTTTATCGATTCGCGAACGAAGGAATCCTTTTCGTGAACCCTCGGACGGAAAGGATCCTGGATACGAATCCCGCCTTTCTGAATATTTTCGGTTTTTCTCCGGAAGACATCCAAGGTCTTCCGGCGAGTTCCCTGTTTACGCCGGAATCCTGGACCACCGTACACGCAAGACTTAGATCTTTCGAAAGCGCGGATAACTTGGAATTGAGAACCGTTCGAATCGACGGCACAGTATTTCCTTCCATCGGAAACATCCATTTCTACACGGAACGAGAATCCTTTATCGCCGCGATCAGTCTCTTGGACACTTCCGCAATTCACGAAGTGGAGATCCTAAGAACCGTGAACAACGAAATCTCGGTTCGGAACAAACTGATTGAAATGCAAAAGAACGAACTCCAGGAGACTCTGAACGACCTGAAAAGGACTCAGGACCAATTGATCCAGTCCGAAAAAATGGCGGCCTTGGGACAGCTCATCGCAGGAATCGCTCACGAGATCAACAATCCGATCGGCGCGGTCAAGGCCTCCAATCAGAATCTTCAGGAATGTTTGAAAAGATTCCAGTCCTTGCTTCCTCTCGTTCAGGCGATTTTCGGCGGGATGTCTGCGGAAGAAGTCGACTCCTTCCGGACTTTTTTGAACCTGGTGAGACAGATCCGGGAGCAGTTGGCAGGGATAGAAGAAAGGAGAGTAAAACGGGATCTGGTAGAAGAACTGACGAACCTGGGTTTTTCCAATCCGTACATCATTGCGGACAGCCTGACCGATATGGGTTTTCGAACTGTTCCGAAAGAAGCCGTCCTTTTTCTAAGACATTCCCATTCCGCAACCCTTCTGGAATATTCCACGATCGAATCCTTTTTCTTTACCAATACGAATACGATTCAGATCGCTGTGGATCGCGTGTCCAAAATCCTATACGCCTTGAAGAACTTTTCGCACTTCGATACGGAATCCTCGAAGAGACTCGCATCCCTGCAGGAAAATTTGGAAACGGTTTTGACGATCTATCAGAATCAATTGAAAAAAGGGATCCTAGTCTCCAAGGAATATGCAGACGTTCCGAAAATTCTCTGCTATCCCGACGACTTGCTGCACGTCTGGACGAACCTGATTTACAATTCTTTGCAGGCGATGGCGTTCCGAGGAAAGATCTCGATCCGGATGTTTCTACAGGATTCCGAAGTGGCCGTAGAAATCAACGATGACGGTCCGGGAATTCCGGAAGGAATCCAGGACCGGATTTTCCAGCCTTTCTTTACGACCAAACCTCCGGGAGAAGGAAGCGGACTTGGACTCGATATCGTAAACAAAATCGTGGAAAAACACGACGGAAGAATCGAGGTGGAAAGTAGACCGGGCTCCACCACGTTTCGGGTTTTTCTCCCCTATTTGATAGAGGAAGAATCAGGAATTATTTCAGAGCGGAAGTGA
- a CDS encoding response regulator, producing the protein MEKAILFVDDEALILMSMKSQVKRHLGDSYRYETALDASEAMQIIEELVNEGVKILIVISDWLMPNIKGDEFLRNVHQRYPEIQKIIITGHADIASVEALKKEINLYSYLKKPWDEKELVTTITSALK; encoded by the coding sequence GTGGAGAAAGCGATACTCTTCGTCGACGACGAAGCTCTCATCTTAATGAGCATGAAATCCCAGGTCAAAAGACATTTGGGAGATTCTTACCGTTACGAAACCGCTTTGGACGCCTCCGAAGCCATGCAGATTATCGAGGAATTGGTCAACGAGGGAGTGAAAATTCTCATCGTAATCTCCGATTGGCTGATGCCGAATATCAAAGGGGACGAGTTCTTGAGAAACGTGCACCAGAGATATCCGGAAATCCAAAAGATCATCATCACGGGACATGCGGATATCGCTTCTGTGGAAGCTCTGAAAAAAGAAATCAACCTTTACAGTTATTTAAAAAAGCCCTGGGACGAAAAAGAACTCGTCACTACCATCACTTCCGCTCTGAAATAA
- a CDS encoding peroxidase family protein, translating into MRILFENDREVSIDSDETLLQISLAEGIPHLHACGGNARCSTCRVLVLEGKEHLSERNEKESALAERKGFPENVRLACQTKAFGDVTLRRLVIDDADQILASAFSGKVSGTEKAITILFSDIRSFTSFSESHLPYDVIHILNRYFQKMGDKVLKYGGVIDKYIGDGLMALFGLEESAPEKTNLAAIRCALEMRAELNSFNSYLKSQFNTRFEIGIGIHSGTAILGQLGHSLRMSSTAIGDSVNQASRIESTTKKAGVGFLVSENVYGIVKNSVRKGKTFEASLKGKTGKYRLYEILEVLPNAEKDPWQEVRYRIWDEIELPEAGNWISLALYSSSIFEADGSWIGLDASLRFPSLLNEIQNPRIREHLSSLLRIHSDRKENSETEISLSDCIALAGALAVEKAGGPKINVFPERHDSKFPTGRMEKEPETSDLREILDHYARMQLEPKEVAALFGAHTLGSGERGNYTDTPTAFNNDYFKDLLYDGGTRMSARDRALLSSEETKRAVLEYAVRPERFFSDFSAVYSKLVRGKDEASHSADRER; encoded by the coding sequence ATGCGTATTTTGTTCGAAAACGACCGGGAAGTTTCGATCGACTCAGATGAAACCTTGCTTCAAATCTCCTTGGCGGAAGGAATTCCTCATCTCCACGCCTGCGGAGGAAACGCACGTTGCTCCACTTGTAGGGTATTAGTATTAGAAGGAAAGGAACATCTTTCGGAAAGAAACGAAAAAGAATCCGCTCTTGCCGAAAGAAAAGGCTTTCCAGAAAACGTCCGGCTCGCCTGCCAAACGAAAGCGTTCGGGGACGTAACGTTAAGAAGATTGGTCATAGACGACGCGGATCAGATCCTGGCTTCCGCTTTTTCCGGGAAGGTCTCGGGCACAGAAAAAGCGATCACCATTTTGTTCAGCGACATCCGGAGCTTCACCTCTTTTTCGGAATCCCATCTTCCGTACGACGTGATCCATATTCTAAACCGTTATTTCCAGAAAATGGGGGACAAGGTCCTGAAATACGGCGGCGTCATAGACAAATACATAGGCGACGGGCTGATGGCTTTGTTCGGCCTGGAAGAATCCGCTCCGGAAAAGACGAATCTCGCGGCGATCCGATGCGCCCTGGAAATGAGGGCCGAATTGAACTCTTTCAACTCCTATCTAAAATCCCAATTCAATACCAGATTCGAGATCGGTATCGGGATCCATTCCGGAACCGCAATCTTGGGACAACTCGGCCATAGCCTTCGGATGTCTTCGACGGCGATCGGAGATTCCGTAAACCAGGCCAGCAGAATCGAATCCACCACCAAAAAAGCGGGAGTGGGATTCTTGGTTTCGGAAAATGTTTACGGAATCGTAAAGAACTCGGTGCGTAAGGGAAAAACCTTCGAAGCTTCCCTGAAAGGAAAAACGGGAAAATATCGATTGTACGAAATCCTGGAAGTCCTTCCGAACGCGGAAAAAGACCCATGGCAGGAGGTCCGATACCGGATCTGGGACGAGATCGAACTTCCCGAAGCCGGGAACTGGATCTCTCTTGCACTCTACTCCTCTTCGATCTTCGAAGCGGACGGTTCTTGGATCGGTTTGGATGCTTCCCTCAGATTTCCAAGTCTGTTAAACGAAATCCAAAATCCAAGAATACGGGAACATTTATCCTCCCTCCTCAGGATCCATTCCGACAGAAAGGAGAATTCCGAAACGGAGATTTCCCTATCGGACTGCATCGCTCTTGCGGGCGCTCTGGCGGTGGAAAAAGCGGGAGGTCCTAAAATAAACGTATTTCCGGAAAGACACGATTCGAAATTTCCTACCGGCAGGATGGAGAAGGAACCGGAAACTTCGGATCTCCGGGAAATACTGGATCATTATGCACGGATGCAGCTCGAACCCAAGGAAGTCGCGGCCTTATTCGGAGCGCATACCCTCGGCTCGGGCGAACGAGGGAATTACACGGATACTCCGACAGCATTCAATAACGATTATTTTAAGGATCTACTGTACGACGGCGGAACAAGGATGTCTGCGCGGGATCGGGCCTTACTCTCCTCCGAGGAAACGAAGAGAGCGGTATTGGAGTATGCGGTCCGACCGGAGCGTTTTTTTTCCGACTTTTCCGCGGTGTATTCCAAACTAGTAAGAGGCAAAGACGAAGCCTCTCACTCTGCGGATCGGGAAAGATAG
- a CDS encoding DUF3332 domain-containing protein — protein sequence MVKNFVKKTLLAITVTAIAFGSLANCFGKFALTHKVYTTNDGFNVGSGFLNKLVKTLLMYFPFSILYGIGFFLDVILFNLIEFWSGSNPIGLNEYDQDGKFVKTFRQNGAEITLSFSDFGSRMDVTALKDGKSETLTAFRNQPGKFFKAEGDRMMEVEVTSETVGSQVILKLVEQGKLKSSKVMEAKTLQDLQEKTAEAL from the coding sequence ATGGTAAAAAATTTCGTTAAAAAAACCCTACTTGCGATCACAGTTACCGCGATCGCATTCGGATCGTTGGCAAATTGCTTCGGCAAGTTCGCGTTAACCCATAAAGTCTACACTACAAACGACGGTTTTAACGTAGGAAGCGGATTCCTGAACAAATTGGTAAAAACCCTCCTGATGTATTTTCCGTTTTCCATCCTGTACGGAATCGGATTCTTTCTGGACGTGATCCTATTCAACCTGATCGAATTTTGGAGCGGAAGCAATCCTATCGGTTTGAACGAATACGACCAAGACGGCAAGTTCGTCAAAACCTTCCGGCAGAACGGCGCCGAGATCACTCTTTCTTTCAGCGACTTCGGTTCCCGTATGGACGTGACCGCATTGAAAGACGGAAAGTCGGAAACCTTGACGGCATTCCGGAACCAACCCGGAAAATTCTTCAAGGCGGAAGGAGACCGTATGATGGAAGTGGAAGTGACTTCCGAAACAGTAGGCTCTCAGGTGATTCTGAAGCTGGTGGAACAAGGAAAACTCAAATCCTCCAAGGTGATGGAAGCCAAAACTCTGCAGGATCTGCAGGAAAAAACGGCGGAAGCTCTTTAA
- a CDS encoding DUF192 domain-containing protein, whose translation MKTSRIVSILLLFLFVPGHGWGENPPYLEKTTIYVNEHPLVVEIANTDPSRQRGLMFRKKLLDNEGMLFIFPSEEYLTFWMKNTLIPLSIGYFNKDRRLVDTYEMEPNQTKVLYHSTEKVLYALEANKGWFAKHGLGKFAVLKIDSRYIGK comes from the coding sequence ATGAAAACGAGTAGGATCGTTTCGATACTTCTCCTCTTTTTGTTCGTTCCCGGACACGGCTGGGGCGAGAACCCCCCGTATTTGGAAAAAACGACGATCTATGTGAACGAACATCCTCTGGTCGTCGAAATCGCGAATACGGATCCTTCCCGGCAGAGAGGATTGATGTTCCGCAAAAAACTTCTAGATAACGAAGGCATGTTGTTCATCTTTCCTTCCGAAGAGTATCTGACCTTTTGGATGAAGAACACTCTGATTCCTTTGAGTATCGGTTACTTCAACAAGGATCGAAGACTGGTGGACACGTACGAGATGGAACCGAACCAAACCAAGGTACTGTACCACTCCACCGAAAAGGTACTCTACGCTCTGGAGGCGAACAAAGGTTGGTTCGCGAAGCACGGGCTCGGAAAATTTGCCGTCCTAAAGATAGATTCCAGATATATCGGTAAATAA